TACCTACCAAATGAGTGTCCTTTTAGTTCATACATTACAAGATCATTTGTCAACAAATGTCTTTAGGAATATTGCATGGAAATTAAAAACAGTTATGACCAAGAAGGTTACAAGAAAATACTAATATCAAAACATTATGGTATTCTTCAAACATTGATTCCTTGCAATGCTCCACTGTTTAGAAGCTTCATTCCTTCTTCACTCATCTGTTGAACTTCTGAAGGTGATAATATTCTGATACACCTCACACACCCTACAAATTCCCTGCACAAGATAATCATTTTCAAAGAAGGTTAAAAGAGTCATTTTCCTTTTGTTCAAAAAAGATTAAAGCATAATAAGGCTATGAAACTTGGCATGTGTTTGGTTCTTCTGACTTAAAGTGAGTCAAACGTAAAGTGATTTGTTTCAAATACATTCATATAAAAGTGAAGCTAAATATCAATTCTAAATGCAAAAACTTCAAGTTAAAATCAATTCCGCATGCAAAATCAATTGTACACGAGAACAACCACATACTCCAAGTTCAATTTAATACTTCTAGAATCGATTTTATCTCGTCCGAAATTGGAATCAAACATACACTTAAGTGTGAAAGATCACACACTTAACAAGAGAGAAGGGTAAGTAACTTACTCCCAAGGATCATCACCAACAAGTAGAACATCACTCTCATAATCTACATATACTAATTTCCATCCTGAACCTTTCGTATCATTCAGCAGACCGTCCAATCCAAACATGCATTCGATTGCGCAGATCAACTCTTCATAGTTCTTGAAAGTAGTTACATCAATTGATCTTCCAACAGAACCTGCTTTTTGCACCTGTAATACAAAagaataaaacaataccatgATGATATACATGATTGAAACGTACCGAacaaaacaatattttcatGTCAAAGTAAACAAACCTATATGATCTAATAAGTTTAtatcataaatacaaattttgagcAACATGTTTTTCCACAACATACTTTTGTGTAGGTTCGGATCGGTGCAGCTACTTGCTTCCATGAGTTATTATTATTCTGAAGAAAGCTACtttcatcaaaatcaatatGACTTGAAGATGTACCACCCGAGTTGTCTCGGAGCGAAAAGGCGTGCGACTCAGCTAGACTCGCGGAGGTTATCTGAGACTGACCGTCCTGACTAGAACTTAAGTTGCCAACCATGCAATCTTGAGGATGTTGAAACTCTTTATTCTTCATTGTGCAAAAGTCGTCGAAAATAGTGCTTGAAGTAGAAGGATCAACTATGGCGGTACTCACACTATTACTCCCATCCACATTGACACATATTTCACTTTGGTTATTGCTTTCGGATGAAAGATCCCTCAAGTTGTTTGAACTAGATATATCATTGAATCCATACACTTCTTGCTGAATGATGCTAGATGTTGTTAACTGATCTGGCTGAGATAAATACTTGAAATTCTTGACATAATGATCCCACACATCTTGGTTCATTGAAGGCATAGAGGGATTCGCTACTTGAGGATACATCATCCATTCATCGATGTCTAGCTGAGGGAGCATGCTGTTTACAATAGAAGAATCGGGTTGGACCATGTCGACCATTTGAGGATGTGATATTGATGATTCTAACTGAGGTTGCTGCATAGGCCATGCACTACTAGATTGATTGAGTAGTGGATTTTGGTTTTGATTATGATATGGAAATTGGTTTGTTAGGCTTTGAGAGTTAACAAGATTCGGTGCAGCCACTTTATCAACGTTGCAGCCTTCCAAAGAAGGTAGGTCAAACATATTATCAGGTAAGACCTCAGATTCTAATTTAGGCTTATCAGTAACGGTTCCAGAAGGCAAATGATTATCCATTTTGGCCGGATGATGCAATTTTTCAGGTTGATCACTTTTCAACAATGAATGCATGTTAAAGGTATTAGTTTGGTCAGGGATAGATTGAGAATGTTGACTTTTTATCGGTATGCTCTCTGTATTCGCGAGATGAAATTTCGGATTCTCTATTAGCTGTGTGGACTTCATTTCTTGCAAGGGAAGTCTTATAGGAGCATATTCTTGTTGCATGGTAGGTAAAAAGGCTCCATTGTTGTTGATAACTTGAGGTTTATAAAGCATCTTCATCATTTGTTCTTGGTAGAGATTCGGCATCGAGTTTGAAAGATCCATTGTTTGACTTTCAGGTACTTTAATAAAAGGTCTCCTCAACAAATTTCCCCACTCATTTTCTGCATCAAACCAACGTAACTAGTCGTCAAGTAGAAGACATTTTGATCGGGTAGGAAGGCGCGAATTAACAAACTTACCCAAAAATCCGGTTTGTAATGGCCTTTTTAGGCTCGAAGTCAAAGAAGGAAAGATAAAAAGGCTTTCTGGAGTCTCGATCTCCCATACGCTAACTCTATTTTGCTTGTCGCCACATCCTGGCTCATCCCACTCCACCTGTTTAccgataaatttaattattcgAGCGATGATCTAGAACTTAAGCTAACTGTTTCACTAAAGATTAAGGTACACTATAAAGTACTCTCTCcttaatgaaatataagcaaaaatggtAAATGAAAAGTtgatacatcaacttttcagttactatttttgcttatatttcattctagaGGAAGcatgttttaattaaatattagatTGGACCATACAATTAATCAGGAATGATAGATCCTAATAATAGACTAATGAAATAGAACTTTTAATTGACCTGAATATTTCGCCACTTAGAACCCGGCCACCTCAAAGGATCCACATCACTGATACCGACAATTGTACCCATGAATCTGCAAAAAG
The genomic region above belongs to Cicer arietinum cultivar CDC Frontier isolate Library 1 chromosome 4, Cicar.CDCFrontier_v2.0, whole genome shotgun sequence and contains:
- the ARF11 gene encoding auxin response factor 5; translated protein: MVSLEEKVKSVGVGVGVGGGGLVAEMKLLKEMQEHCGVRKTLNSELWHACAGPLVSLPQVGGLVYYFPQGHSEQVAASTRRTATSQIPNYPNLPSQLLCQVQNVTLHADKETDEIYAQMTLQPLNSEKEVFPISEFGLKQSKHPTEFFCKTLTASDTSTHGGFSVPRRAAEKLFPPLDYTIQPPTQELVVRDLHDNTWTFRHIYRGQPKRHLLTTGWSLFVGSKRLKAGDSVLFIRDEKSQLRVGVRRANRQQTTLPSSVLSADSMHIGVLAAAAHAAANRSPFTIFYNPRACPSDFVIPLAKYRKSVYGTQLSVGMRFGMMFETEESGKRRFMGTIVGISDVDPLRWPGSKWRNIQVEWDEPGCGDKQNRVSVWEIETPESLFIFPSLTSSLKRPLQTGFLENEWGNLLRRPFIKVPESQTMDLSNSMPNLYQEQMMKMLYKPQVINNNGAFLPTMQQEYAPIRLPLQEMKSTQLIENPKFHLANTESIPIKSQHSQSIPDQTNTFNMHSLLKSDQPEKLHHPAKMDNHLPSGTVTDKPKLESEVLPDNMFDLPSLEGCNVDKVAAPNLVNSQSLTNQFPYHNQNQNPLLNQSSSAWPMQQPQLESSISHPQMVDMVQPDSSIVNSMLPQLDIDEWMMYPQVANPSMPSMNQDVWDHYVKNFKYLSQPDQLTTSSIIQQEVYGFNDISSSNNLRDLSSESNNQSEICVNVDGSNSVSTAIVDPSTSSTIFDDFCTMKNKEFQHPQDCMVGNLSSSQDGQSQITSASLAESHAFSLRDNSGGTSSSHIDFDESSFLQNNNNSWKQVAAPIRTYTKVQKAGSVGRSIDVTTFKNYEELICAIECMFGLDGLLNDTKGSGWKLVYVDYESDVLLVGDDPWEEFVGCVRCIRILSPSEVQQMSEEGMKLLNSGALQGINV